A window of the Cicer arietinum cultivar CDC Frontier isolate Library 1 chromosome 6, Cicar.CDCFrontier_v2.0, whole genome shotgun sequence genome harbors these coding sequences:
- the LOC101496228 gene encoding uncharacterized protein isoform X2 translates to MKSLSGQDSVLVKEKFGFDDYDEIWVNEPVISVKERRKHFLQCMDLVLADTFSKISSQDRIMKCSDAVSNGCISSTCDQVSEKLIFSGWNAASEAEVLLEELKSRPLEKMNELSGEAQEEFQDFDKNNDRINWWKRFVNMKKGDEVKVRSISRTGTNKTRRIKVRKNKKRWLEFSELYIGQEIKAHKGLIWTMKFSPNDQYLASGGEDGVVRLWRVKSLDTSSICFNSEGGSTGSQPLIEESPLQEFFGHSSDILDLAWSNSDILLSSSMDKTVRSWRLGCDQCLSVFHHKDFVTCIQFNPVDENYFISGSIDGKVRIWGMREERVIDWTDIRDVISAISYQQDGKGFVVGSITGTCRFYVAAGKYFQLEAQIDIRGKKKASSNKITGIQFFQNDCERIMITSEDSKIRILDRNEIVQKYRGLPRSGSQMSGSFTSSGKHIISVGEDSHVYIWNFNDLRSASSEKSKSEYSCEYFSFKGVTVAIPWPGMKAEDRRGCRNYNLPETKLEFVSEVRDTERFSLGNWFFIDGTCRGSTSMTWPEEKLPTYDDDKDRSYDRKISETWGLTIVAAGSDGTIKTFHNFGLPVRL, encoded by the exons CTTATCAGGTCAAGATTCTGTTTTAGTCAAAGAAAAGTTTGGTTttgatgattatgatgaaatttGGGTGAATGAGCCTGTTATTAGTGTgaaggaaagaagaaaacatTTTCTGCAGTGTATGGATTTAGTACTAGCTGATACTTTTTCCAAGATTAGCTCACAAGATAGGATCATGAAGTGCAGTGATGCAGTCTCAAATGGATGCATTTCATCAACTTGTGATCAAGTGTCTGAGAAGTTGATTTTTTCTGGATGGAATGCAGCTTCTGAAGCAGAAGTTTTGTTGGAAGAATTGAAATCGCGTCCGCTAGAGAAAATGAATGAGCTATCAGGTGAGGCACAAGAAGAATTTCAGGATTTTGATAAGAATAATGATAGGATAAACTGGTGGAAGCGCTTTGTAAACATGAAGAAAGGCGATGAAGTTAAAGTTAGATCGATATCGCGTACAGGGACGAATAAAACTCGGAGGATAAAGGTAAGGAAGAACAAGAAGAGGTGGCTGGAGTTCAGTGAGCTATACATTGGACAAGAGATTAAAGCTCACAAAGGCTTAATTTGGACTATGAAATTCAGTCCTAATGATCAGTATTTAGCTAGTGGAGGTGAAGATGGTGTTGTGCGCTTATGGCGCGTTAAGTCGCTTGATACATCAAGTATTTGTTTCAACTCAGAAGGTGGCAGTACTGGTAGCCAGCCTTTAATTGAGGAATCACCACTACAAGAATTCTTTGGTCATTCCAGTGATATATTGGATTTGGCTTGGTCTAATTCAGAT ATTCTTCTATCGTCTTCCATGGATAAAACGGTTCGCTCTTGGAGACTTGGTTGTGATCAATGTCTAAGTGTTTTTCATCACAAGGACTTTG TGACATGCATTCAATTCAACCCTGTTGATGAAAATTACTTCATAAGTGGATCAATTGATGGTAAAGTTCGAATATGGGGGATGCGCGAAGAGCGAGTTATTGACTGGACAGATATACGAGATGTCATAAGTGCTATAAGTTACCAACAAGATGGAAAA GGATTTGTAGTTGGTTCTATTACTGGCACTTGCCGTTTTTATGTTGCTGCAG GAAAATATTTCCAGCTTGAGGCGCAGATTGATATCCGTGGAAAGAAGAAAGCATCAAGCAACAAGATTACTGGTATTCAG TTCTTCCAAAACGACTGTGAGAGAATTATGATCACATCTGAAGATTCAAAAATTCGCATATTGGATAGAAATGAGATTGTTCAGAAATATAGAG GCCTACCACGGTCAGGAAGTCAAATGTCAGGTTCATTTACATCAAGTGGAAAACATATAATTTCAGTTGGAGAAGACTCCCATGTATATATTTGGAACTTCAATGATTTAAGAAGCGCTTCTTCGGAAAAATCGAAATCTGAGTATTCTTGTGAGTATTTTTCCTTCAAAGGTGTAACTGTCGCAATACCTTGGCCAGGCATGAAAGCAGAAGATAGAAGAGGCTGTAGAAATTATAACTTACCAGAAACCAAACTAGAGTTTGTTTCTGAGGTTAGAGATACAGAACGCTTTTCGCTTGGTAATTGGTTCTTCATCGATGGTACATGTCGAGGTTCTACTTCTATGACATGGCCTGAGGAGAAACTTCCAACATATGATGATGATAAA
- the LOC101496228 gene encoding uncharacterized protein isoform X1: MLKSDNEDIDVFYDSLDSLSGQDSVLVKEKFGFDDYDEIWVNEPVISVKERRKHFLQCMDLVLADTFSKISSQDRIMKCSDAVSNGCISSTCDQVSEKLIFSGWNAASEAEVLLEELKSRPLEKMNELSGEAQEEFQDFDKNNDRINWWKRFVNMKKGDEVKVRSISRTGTNKTRRIKVRKNKKRWLEFSELYIGQEIKAHKGLIWTMKFSPNDQYLASGGEDGVVRLWRVKSLDTSSICFNSEGGSTGSQPLIEESPLQEFFGHSSDILDLAWSNSDILLSSSMDKTVRSWRLGCDQCLSVFHHKDFVTCIQFNPVDENYFISGSIDGKVRIWGMREERVIDWTDIRDVISAISYQQDGKGFVVGSITGTCRFYVAAGKYFQLEAQIDIRGKKKASSNKITGIQFFQNDCERIMITSEDSKIRILDRNEIVQKYRGLPRSGSQMSGSFTSSGKHIISVGEDSHVYIWNFNDLRSASSEKSKSEYSCEYFSFKGVTVAIPWPGMKAEDRRGCRNYNLPETKLEFVSEVRDTERFSLGNWFFIDGTCRGSTSMTWPEEKLPTYDDDKDRSYDRKISETWGLTIVAAGSDGTIKTFHNFGLPVRL, encoded by the exons ATGCTGAAATCTGATAATGAAGATATTGATGTATTCTATGACTCATTGGATAGCTTATCAGGTCAAGATTCTGTTTTAGTCAAAGAAAAGTTTGGTTttgatgattatgatgaaatttGGGTGAATGAGCCTGTTATTAGTGTgaaggaaagaagaaaacatTTTCTGCAGTGTATGGATTTAGTACTAGCTGATACTTTTTCCAAGATTAGCTCACAAGATAGGATCATGAAGTGCAGTGATGCAGTCTCAAATGGATGCATTTCATCAACTTGTGATCAAGTGTCTGAGAAGTTGATTTTTTCTGGATGGAATGCAGCTTCTGAAGCAGAAGTTTTGTTGGAAGAATTGAAATCGCGTCCGCTAGAGAAAATGAATGAGCTATCAGGTGAGGCACAAGAAGAATTTCAGGATTTTGATAAGAATAATGATAGGATAAACTGGTGGAAGCGCTTTGTAAACATGAAGAAAGGCGATGAAGTTAAAGTTAGATCGATATCGCGTACAGGGACGAATAAAACTCGGAGGATAAAGGTAAGGAAGAACAAGAAGAGGTGGCTGGAGTTCAGTGAGCTATACATTGGACAAGAGATTAAAGCTCACAAAGGCTTAATTTGGACTATGAAATTCAGTCCTAATGATCAGTATTTAGCTAGTGGAGGTGAAGATGGTGTTGTGCGCTTATGGCGCGTTAAGTCGCTTGATACATCAAGTATTTGTTTCAACTCAGAAGGTGGCAGTACTGGTAGCCAGCCTTTAATTGAGGAATCACCACTACAAGAATTCTTTGGTCATTCCAGTGATATATTGGATTTGGCTTGGTCTAATTCAGAT ATTCTTCTATCGTCTTCCATGGATAAAACGGTTCGCTCTTGGAGACTTGGTTGTGATCAATGTCTAAGTGTTTTTCATCACAAGGACTTTG TGACATGCATTCAATTCAACCCTGTTGATGAAAATTACTTCATAAGTGGATCAATTGATGGTAAAGTTCGAATATGGGGGATGCGCGAAGAGCGAGTTATTGACTGGACAGATATACGAGATGTCATAAGTGCTATAAGTTACCAACAAGATGGAAAA GGATTTGTAGTTGGTTCTATTACTGGCACTTGCCGTTTTTATGTTGCTGCAG GAAAATATTTCCAGCTTGAGGCGCAGATTGATATCCGTGGAAAGAAGAAAGCATCAAGCAACAAGATTACTGGTATTCAG TTCTTCCAAAACGACTGTGAGAGAATTATGATCACATCTGAAGATTCAAAAATTCGCATATTGGATAGAAATGAGATTGTTCAGAAATATAGAG GCCTACCACGGTCAGGAAGTCAAATGTCAGGTTCATTTACATCAAGTGGAAAACATATAATTTCAGTTGGAGAAGACTCCCATGTATATATTTGGAACTTCAATGATTTAAGAAGCGCTTCTTCGGAAAAATCGAAATCTGAGTATTCTTGTGAGTATTTTTCCTTCAAAGGTGTAACTGTCGCAATACCTTGGCCAGGCATGAAAGCAGAAGATAGAAGAGGCTGTAGAAATTATAACTTACCAGAAACCAAACTAGAGTTTGTTTCTGAGGTTAGAGATACAGAACGCTTTTCGCTTGGTAATTGGTTCTTCATCGATGGTACATGTCGAGGTTCTACTTCTATGACATGGCCTGAGGAGAAACTTCCAACATATGATGATGATAAA